A genomic stretch from Salarias fasciatus chromosome 18, fSalaFa1.1, whole genome shotgun sequence includes:
- the LOC115405367 gene encoding uncharacterized protein LOC115405367, which yields MRAGLGRRTAHLDEGTTHEELCDAFKILFPKLGAVAGGWLLYKSAGGWGSRKLSLVAPDVSGYTGMMLKSVSRGGKTLFIAPIQEELSTDPLPLTDEAFNSMPKATCQKCGAAVPLPLLTEHIKSCDVKYVDSDDNPTTSTVDNNESEDRKYMQECPVCTEIFPTDFIEVHAASCVERAGEEVTQESSAIEEDQAAMPGPSGAHATVTEGWLSISDPSTAISQCASRFLRIHETESPLLLSMDIRKSLGEQDMALISFYKRPNVEWARPLNCILEGDTAIGQGVTRFFFSTCMEKLNKLKHYTAL from the exons ATGCGTGCAGGTTTGGGCCGTAGGACGGCTCATCTTGATGAAGGCACAACACATGAAGAG TTATGTGATGCCTTCAAAATTCTTTTCCCAAAATTGGGGGCCGTTGCAGGAGGATGGCTGCTCTACAAATCTGCAG GTGGATGGGGAAGCCGGAAACTATCTCTTGTGGCTCCTGATGTCTCTGGCTATACAGGCATGATGTTGAAGTCTGTAAGTCGTGGGGGTAAAACTCTGTTCATAGCCCCAATTCAAGAAGAACTCAGCACAGATCCCCTACCGCTTACTGATGAAGCATTCAACAGTATGCCAAAAGCAACATGTCAGAagtgtggagctgcagttccTCTTCCACTCCTGACAGAACACATCAAGTCTTGTGATGTAAAATATGTTGACAGTGATGACAATCCAACTACCAGTACTGTGGACAACAATGAGTCTGAAGATAGAAAAT ataTGCAGGAATGTCCTGTCTGCACTGAGATCTTCCCTACTGACTTCATTGAGGTGCACGCTGCTTCATGTGTGGAAAG GGCAGGAGAAGAGGTGACCCAAGAAAGCAGTGCAATTGAAGAAGACCAAGCAGCAATGCCTGGGCCATCCGGAGCTCACGCTACTGTTACAGAAG GGTGGTTATCTATCAGCGACCCCTCCACAGCCATATCTCAGTGTGCCAGTCGTTTTCTCCGCATTCATGAGACAGAGAGCCCCTTACTCCTCAGCATGGACATCAGAAAAAGCCTTGGCGAACAGGACATGGCCCTAATCTCCTTCTACAAGCGACCTAATGTGGAATGGGCACGGCCGCTGAATTGCATTCTTGAAG GAGATACTGCTATTGGACAGGGCGTAACTCGCTTCTTTTTCTCAACATGCATGGAAAAACTGAA CAAACTCAAACATTACACGGCTCTTTGA
- the LOC115405081 gene encoding G2/M phase-specific E3 ubiquitin-protein ligase-like, with protein MFMLAGRMVGHSFLHGGPCLSGLSPAVVHVLLGGSPETATVTPEDCPDLDIRETIKLLEGNSSLSEKDKQRVQELVLAWDLPPLTENNRRWLFEKLLIHAVIGRVMRQIKQLRRGLKETPMWTLMTERPDTVDLLFPKEGAGNFSPEVLLQRVTWPSQDSDDDDDDCSVDTKCRISGYLRQFISNATQMELTNLVKFWTGWELLPRSLSVQVIEGRYPTASTCFETLRLPGHYKDYASFKQDLLACVCTSHTGFGLV; from the exons ATGTTCATGCTGGCTGGGAGAATGGTAGGCCACTCCTTTCTTCATGGAGGACCGTGTCTGTCTGGACTCAGCCCTGCTGTTGTTCATGTCCTGCTTGGTGGGAGTCCTGAGACTGCAACTGTTACACCAGAAGACTGTCCAGACTTGGACATAAGAGAAACTATCAAactt CTTGAAGGGAACTCCTCTCTGTCAGAGAAGGATAAACAGCGTGTCCAGGAGTTGGTCCTTGCCTGGGACCTCCCTCCCCTAACCGAGAACAACAGGAGATGGCTTTTTGAGAAGCTGTTAATCCATGCT GTGATAGGACGTGTCATGAGGCAAATCAAGCAACTGAGACGAGGTCTTAAAGAAACCCCAATGTGGACTCTGATGACTGAAAGACCTGACACGGTGGACTTGCTTTTTCCAAAAGAGGGAGCAGGAAATTTCAGCCCTGAG GTCCTTCTTCAGCGGGTCACGTGGCCTTCTCAGGACagtgatgacgatgatgatgattgcTCAGTCGACACCAAATGCCGCATTTCAGGCTATCTTCGACAGTTCATTTCAAATG CAACACAAATGGAACTGACCAACCTGGTCAAATTTTGGACCGGATGGGAGCTTCTGCCACGAAGTCTCTCTGTGCAAGTGATTGAGGGCAGGTATCCCACAGCTTCCACCTGCTTTGAGACGTTGCGTCTTCCAGGGCATTACAAAGACTATGCATCTTTTAAACAGGACCTTCTGGCCTGTGTTTGCACTTCCCATACTGGTTTTGGCCTTGTATGA